One part of the Sorangiineae bacterium MSr11954 genome encodes these proteins:
- the yedA gene encoding drug/metabolite exporter YedA: MSSSPVKAESAWRGVTPPVAVCLGLLYFIWGSTYLAIRYVVEVLPAMLASGVRFVIAGCILFVFLLSRKAPLPTRREWLASAPVGVLMFMVGNGFVALSEKHVSSSAVAVLIGTMPLFSALIASQMGERTSRRQWVGLGFGFLGILVMGGGDLRGTPGSLALVLLAAAGWALGTNLTRKLPLPKGMMASATQMITGGFSLLIAGSVLGERLPEQSLSEIPGKAFFALAYLIVAGSLIAFSAYMYLLRHAPASVATSYAYVNPMVAVAFGIVIGNERVGVSTPIAALLVVVGVAFIMTGKSGKAPAKASS; the protein is encoded by the coding sequence TTGTCCTCCTCGCCTGTCAAAGCCGAGTCTGCATGGCGCGGCGTTACGCCGCCGGTCGCCGTATGCCTCGGGCTTCTTTATTTCATTTGGGGTTCGACGTATTTGGCCATTCGCTACGTGGTCGAGGTGCTCCCGGCCATGCTGGCGAGCGGCGTTCGGTTCGTGATCGCGGGCTGTATTCTCTTTGTCTTCTTGCTATCGCGGAAGGCCCCGCTCCCGACGCGGCGCGAGTGGCTCGCGTCGGCCCCCGTCGGGGTGCTCATGTTCATGGTGGGCAATGGGTTCGTGGCCCTCTCGGAGAAGCACGTCTCCTCCAGCGCGGTCGCCGTTCTCATCGGCACCATGCCGCTCTTCTCGGCCCTCATCGCCTCGCAAATGGGGGAGCGCACCTCGCGGCGGCAGTGGGTCGGGCTCGGCTTTGGCTTTTTGGGCATCCTCGTCATGGGCGGCGGCGACTTGAGGGGCACCCCTGGCTCCTTGGCGTTGGTGCTGCTGGCGGCCGCGGGGTGGGCGCTCGGCACGAACTTGACGCGAAAGCTGCCTTTGCCAAAGGGCATGATGGCGTCCGCCACGCAGATGATCACCGGCGGCTTCTCGCTGCTCATCGCGGGCTCCGTGCTCGGCGAGCGCCTCCCCGAGCAGTCGCTGTCCGAGATCCCCGGCAAGGCCTTCTTCGCGCTCGCCTATCTGATCGTCGCCGGCTCGCTCATCGCGTTCTCGGCGTACATGTATCTTCTTCGCCATGCGCCCGCGTCCGTGGCGACGAGCTATGCGTACGTGAACCCCATGGTGGCCGTCGCCTTCGGCATCGTGATCGGCAACGAGCGGGTCGGTGTCTCGACGCCGATCGCCGCGCTCCTCGTGGTGGTGGGGGTCGCGTTCATCATGACCGGCAAGTCCGGGAAGGCGCCGGCCAAGGCAAGCTCGTAG
- a CDS encoding PLP-dependent aminotransferase family protein, with protein MDDQGTDLLYRRIAADISSLIEEGALRPGDRLPSVRRTSRDRRVSVGTVLAAYLSLEKEGFVEARPKSGHFVRRKPDRYESPAPHRRARLKVVPARVSVSTGVAALMYSLRDPSVLPLGSAVLAPELLPIRALNRTLAIAARDASGSNYVPPPGPSALRHQLARRALTWGLALDEDDFVTTVGATEAMHLCFRALTKPGDTVVVHSPMYFGVLQLLEELGLRVIEIPTHPDRGMDLDALKDVLKKAPVRACVAIPNFDNPLGSRMSDEAKERMVRLLAQHDVPLIEDDVYGDMSFDGSRPRPAKAFDRDGRVLLCSSVSKTLAAGYRVGWVVPGRYRALIERMQFSQTVATPTLPQLAVAEYLAGGGYDRHLRSLRTKLRLQVQHFREAIALAFPRGTSISAPQGGFVLWVEMPREIDALAMQAEALRRGVAIAPGPIFSARQRYTNAIRISCGIPWSSRVEEAIAMLGELAHEQMNARASAK; from the coding sequence GTGGACGACCAAGGTACGGACCTTCTTTACCGGCGTATTGCAGCCGACATTTCATCCTTGATTGAAGAGGGCGCGCTGCGTCCAGGGGACCGGCTTCCGTCCGTGCGTCGCACCAGCCGCGATCGGCGGGTCAGCGTAGGGACCGTCCTCGCCGCTTACCTCTCGCTCGAGAAAGAGGGCTTCGTCGAAGCGCGGCCCAAATCGGGACACTTCGTCCGCCGCAAACCGGACCGCTACGAGTCCCCCGCGCCCCATCGACGAGCACGCCTGAAGGTCGTTCCGGCGCGGGTCTCCGTCTCCACGGGGGTGGCTGCGCTCATGTACTCGCTGCGCGATCCGAGCGTGCTGCCTTTGGGTTCCGCGGTGCTCGCGCCCGAGCTCCTCCCCATTCGCGCCTTGAACCGCACCTTGGCCATCGCCGCGCGCGACGCATCCGGCTCCAACTACGTGCCGCCGCCGGGCCCCTCGGCCTTGCGCCATCAGCTCGCGCGAAGGGCGCTCACCTGGGGACTGGCGCTCGACGAAGACGACTTCGTCACCACCGTGGGCGCGACCGAGGCCATGCACCTTTGCTTTCGCGCGCTCACCAAGCCGGGCGACACGGTGGTGGTGCACTCGCCCATGTATTTCGGGGTGCTGCAGCTGCTCGAAGAGCTCGGGCTGCGGGTCATCGAGATCCCGACGCACCCCGATCGCGGCATGGACCTCGACGCGCTGAAGGACGTGCTCAAGAAGGCCCCCGTCCGCGCCTGTGTCGCCATCCCCAACTTCGACAATCCGCTCGGCAGCCGCATGTCGGACGAGGCCAAGGAGCGCATGGTTCGCCTCTTGGCGCAGCACGACGTGCCGCTCATCGAAGACGACGTCTATGGAGACATGTCCTTCGATGGCTCGCGACCGCGCCCGGCCAAAGCCTTCGACCGCGACGGCCGCGTCCTTCTCTGCAGCTCCGTCTCCAAGACCTTGGCCGCGGGCTACCGGGTCGGCTGGGTCGTCCCCGGGCGCTACCGCGCGCTCATCGAGCGCATGCAGTTCTCGCAAACGGTGGCCACCCCCACGTTGCCGCAGCTCGCGGTGGCCGAGTACCTGGCCGGCGGCGGCTACGACCGCCATTTGCGCTCGTTGCGCACCAAGCTGCGCCTGCAGGTGCAGCACTTCCGCGAGGCCATCGCGCTCGCCTTTCCGCGTGGAACCTCGATTTCGGCGCCGCAAGGCGGCTTCGTGCTCTGGGTGGAGATGCCGCGCGAGATCGACGCGCTGGCCATGCAGGCCGAGGCGCTCCGGCGGGGCGTGGCCATCGCGCCGGGGCCTATCTTTTCCGCGCGCCAGCGCTATACCAACGCCATTCGAATCAGCTGTGGAATCCCGTGGTCCTCGCGCGTGGAAGAGGCTATCGCCATGCTGGGCGAGCTCGCGCACGAGCAAATGAACGCGAGGGCCAGCGCCAAGTGA
- the msrA gene encoding peptide-methionine (S)-S-oxide reductase MsrA codes for MSDKIKLPSPERALPGRAERMPVPSNHFVNGNRIVPPFPDGTKLALFGLGCFWGAERKFWQLKPEGSVYSTAVGYAGGFTPNATYQEVCSGLTGHTEVVLVVFDPSTVSYDALLKTFWENHDPTQGMRQGGDIGTQYRSAIYWFDEAQRRAAEASRDAYQKVLSAGGYGAITTEVAPAPEFYYAEEYHQQYLAKNPNGYCGLGGTGLACPVGLPT; via the coding sequence ATGAGCGACAAGATCAAGCTACCCTCTCCGGAACGAGCCCTGCCCGGCCGCGCGGAGCGCATGCCGGTTCCCTCGAACCATTTCGTCAATGGCAACCGCATCGTGCCGCCGTTCCCCGATGGAACCAAGCTGGCGCTCTTTGGCCTCGGCTGCTTCTGGGGCGCCGAGCGCAAATTCTGGCAGCTGAAGCCGGAAGGGAGCGTCTACTCCACCGCGGTCGGCTACGCCGGGGGCTTTACGCCCAACGCCACCTACCAGGAAGTGTGCTCCGGCCTCACCGGCCACACCGAGGTCGTGCTGGTCGTATTCGACCCGAGCACCGTGAGCTACGACGCGCTGCTCAAGACGTTTTGGGAGAACCACGATCCCACGCAGGGCATGCGCCAAGGCGGGGACATCGGCACCCAGTACCGCTCCGCCATCTATTGGTTCGACGAGGCGCAGCGCCGCGCGGCCGAAGCTTCACGCGACGCGTACCAAAAGGTGCTCTCGGCCGGCGGCTACGGCGCGATCACCACGGAAGTCGCGCCGGCGCCGGAGTTTTATTACGCCGAGGAGTACCACCAGCAGTACTTGGCCAAGAACCCCAACGGCTACTGCGGCCTGGGCGGAACCGGCCTGGCGTGCCCCGTCGGGCTCCCGACTTGA
- a CDS encoding BON domain-containing protein, whose translation MRLAKLFLIGIGVGAGVTYFCDSRQGHRRRAMARDKVVHFACEVREQADAGMRDLSHRVHGLMSQGMGFLHTLTARHPVSDDILHERVRSAMGRVCSHAHAVHVMVDRGCVELTGLVLSEEHAQLVRHVARVPGVVLVRDYLEPHAQSESIPNLQGPPRTTKPKVARTLSSPAGRLVLGSAALLALGAWAPALLIPMGTILGIGVAARNEDQARARRARSLERRGSRRTAPADGGPRTTSASSPSHSSQEKSGATNVKVVTSSDRERSDGARSQKAHQNGHQVGSPTGHARPVPPRPQ comes from the coding sequence ATGAGACTCGCCAAACTTTTTCTCATCGGGATCGGCGTTGGGGCCGGCGTGACGTACTTCTGTGATTCACGGCAAGGTCATCGCCGTCGTGCCATGGCGCGCGACAAGGTGGTGCACTTCGCGTGTGAGGTGCGTGAGCAGGCGGATGCCGGTATGCGCGATCTCTCGCATCGCGTGCACGGGTTGATGAGTCAGGGGATGGGCTTTCTTCACACGCTCACCGCACGTCACCCGGTTTCGGACGACATCCTGCACGAGAGGGTTCGCTCGGCCATGGGCCGCGTGTGCAGCCATGCTCACGCCGTTCATGTGATGGTCGATCGCGGCTGCGTGGAGCTCACCGGCCTGGTGCTGAGCGAGGAGCACGCCCAGCTCGTTCGCCATGTCGCGCGCGTACCCGGCGTGGTCCTCGTGCGCGATTACCTCGAGCCCCACGCGCAGTCGGAGTCGATCCCCAACCTGCAAGGTCCGCCTCGAACGACCAAGCCAAAGGTGGCGCGCACCCTCTCGTCTCCGGCGGGCCGGCTGGTCTTGGGCTCGGCCGCGCTGCTCGCCCTCGGCGCATGGGCCCCGGCGCTCCTCATCCCCATGGGCACCATCCTCGGCATCGGCGTGGCCGCGCGCAACGAGGACCAAGCTCGGGCGCGGCGCGCTCGTAGCCTCGAGCGGCGTGGCTCGCGCCGGACGGCCCCCGCCGATGGCGGTCCGCGCACCACCAGCGCGTCGAGCCCGAGTCACTCGAGTCAGGAAAAGAGCGGAGCGACCAATGTCAAGGTGGTGACCAGCAGCGATCGCGAGCGCAGCGACGGGGCCCGTTCACAGAAGGCGCATCAAAACGGTCATCAAGTCGGGAGCCCGACGGGGCACGCCAGGCCGGTTCCGCCCAGGCCGCAGTAG
- the trxA gene encoding thioredoxin, with product MASSKNVLEVGEGNFDSEVLQSDLPVLVDFGATWCGPCKAIAPIVAKIADENVGKYKIVAVDIDDSPKLATQYGIRGVPTLLVFKGGAKTQSHVGLTSKENLLKLLEA from the coding sequence ATGGCAAGCAGCAAGAACGTTCTCGAGGTCGGTGAGGGCAACTTCGACAGCGAAGTCCTCCAGTCCGATCTGCCGGTCCTCGTCGACTTCGGCGCCACGTGGTGCGGCCCGTGCAAAGCGATCGCGCCCATCGTGGCGAAGATCGCCGACGAGAATGTGGGCAAGTACAAGATCGTCGCGGTCGACATCGACGACTCGCCCAAGCTCGCGACCCAGTACGGCATCCGCGGCGTGCCCACGCTCTTGGTCTTCAAGGGCGGTGCGAAGACGCAATCGCACGTGGGCCTGACCAGCAAAGAAAACCTGCTCAAGCTCCTCGAGGCTTGA
- a CDS encoding DUF1343 domain-containing protein: MTKRTWAGLLCCASLAVCCGERVQGQGVAPPPAVSSKPPVSKPPSEVDVPKPVTDPRLAAIDHAVDRALMEGRLPGCVVVVGRREGVLFRKAYGFRAYAPDPEEMTLDTVFDLASLTKPVATASSIMVLVDRGRVGLDEPAARYVPEFGRAGKGAITLRHLLTHVSGLPVETPVRDFQEGREVALGRIYDLVPRAAPGQAFVYSDVGFLVLEEVIKRVTGQDVAVFAAENVFRPLGMVETGFLPGPELRARAAVTEQRDGVWMRGQVHDPRAFYLGGVAGHAGLFSTAEDLTRYARALLAEGDTAAWSARTQLAFLAPHDVPGAIRALGWDVRSAYSGNRGEGWSPRAVGHGGYTGTVLWVDPERDWFVIVLSNRVHPEGRGNVNALAGRIGTVVAQALESGSGLGGGVGGRGVWAGIDVLRAEGFRRLRGAKVGLVTNAAGRARDGRTTVELLAQAEGVRLEALFSPEHGMGGDREGRIDGGKDAKTGLPVYSLYGRGEEGLEPSAESLASIDTLVVDLQDVGVRFYTYASTLRHAMAAAARHRVRVVVLDRPNPIDGVDVAGPVLTPVPKSFVNENALPVRHGMTLGELSLLFNAEHHMGAPLEVVTMKGWQRADYFDRTGLAWTPPSPNLRTVAQTVLYPAVGLLESTNLSVGRGTDTPFEILGAPWIDGPALASALRAAGIAGLTFRPVSFTPKTAIYAGQRCGGVRVTVSNRAAFEPARAWLGMAMTLHTLHPKEWHFADLDKMLADRTILEAMEAKRSPAEIEALWAAGLRAFKAKREKYLLYGNASTP; this comes from the coding sequence GTGACAAAACGGACGTGGGCGGGGCTCCTGTGTTGCGCGTCGCTCGCCGTGTGCTGCGGTGAGCGCGTGCAGGGGCAGGGTGTGGCCCCGCCCCCGGCCGTATCGTCGAAGCCCCCGGTCTCCAAGCCGCCGAGCGAGGTCGATGTCCCGAAGCCGGTGACCGATCCGCGGCTCGCCGCGATCGATCATGCGGTCGATCGGGCGCTGATGGAGGGGCGGCTCCCCGGCTGCGTGGTGGTGGTGGGGCGGCGCGAGGGCGTGCTCTTTCGAAAGGCGTACGGCTTTCGTGCGTACGCGCCCGATCCCGAGGAGATGACCCTCGACACGGTGTTCGATCTGGCGTCGCTGACCAAGCCGGTGGCGACGGCGTCGAGCATCATGGTGCTGGTCGATCGCGGCCGGGTGGGGCTGGACGAGCCCGCCGCGCGCTATGTGCCGGAGTTTGGGCGCGCCGGAAAGGGCGCGATCACGTTGCGGCATCTGCTGACGCACGTCTCGGGTTTGCCCGTGGAGACGCCGGTGCGCGATTTTCAAGAAGGGCGCGAGGTGGCCCTGGGGCGCATCTACGATCTCGTGCCGCGCGCGGCGCCGGGGCAGGCGTTCGTCTACTCCGACGTGGGGTTTCTCGTTCTCGAGGAGGTGATCAAGCGGGTCACCGGGCAGGACGTGGCCGTGTTTGCGGCCGAGAACGTGTTTCGTCCGCTGGGCATGGTGGAGACCGGATTTTTGCCGGGGCCCGAGCTGCGCGCGCGCGCGGCGGTGACCGAGCAACGCGATGGCGTGTGGATGCGCGGGCAGGTGCACGATCCGCGTGCGTTTTACCTTGGCGGCGTGGCGGGGCACGCGGGGCTCTTTTCGACGGCCGAGGACCTGACGCGCTATGCGCGGGCGCTGCTGGCCGAAGGCGATACGGCCGCGTGGTCGGCGCGGACGCAGCTTGCGTTCCTGGCCCCGCACGACGTTCCAGGGGCGATTCGTGCGCTGGGGTGGGACGTGAGGAGCGCGTACTCCGGCAATCGCGGGGAGGGGTGGTCGCCGCGGGCCGTGGGGCACGGGGGGTATACGGGGACGGTGTTGTGGGTGGATCCGGAGCGGGATTGGTTCGTGATCGTGCTGTCGAATCGGGTGCATCCCGAGGGGCGGGGGAATGTCAATGCGCTGGCGGGGCGGATTGGGACGGTCGTGGCGCAGGCGTTGGAGTCGGGATCGGGGCTAGGGGGTGGCGTTGGGGGAAGAGGGGTTTGGGCGGGGATTGATGTGTTGAGGGCGGAGGGTTTTCGGAGGTTGAGGGGGGCGAAGGTTGGGTTGGTGACGAATGCGGCGGGGAGGGCGAGGGATGGGCGGACGACGGTGGAGTTGCTTGCGCAGGCCGAGGGGGTGAGGCTGGAGGCGCTTTTTTCGCCGGAGCATGGGATGGGCGGCGATCGGGAGGGGAGGATTGACGGCGGGAAGGACGCGAAGACGGGGTTGCCCGTCTACAGCCTCTACGGGCGCGGGGAGGAGGGGCTCGAGCCTTCGGCGGAGAGTCTCGCGTCGATCGATACGCTCGTCGTGGACCTGCAGGACGTGGGGGTGCGATTTTATACGTATGCGTCGACCTTGCGGCATGCGATGGCGGCGGCGGCGAGGCATCGGGTGCGCGTGGTCGTGTTGGATCGGCCGAACCCGATTGATGGGGTGGATGTCGCGGGGCCGGTGCTCACGCCGGTTCCAAAGAGCTTCGTGAATGAAAATGCGCTGCCCGTGCGCCATGGAATGACCCTCGGGGAGCTCTCGCTGCTCTTCAATGCAGAGCATCACATGGGGGCCCCGCTCGAGGTCGTCACCATGAAGGGCTGGCAGCGGGCCGACTATTTCGATCGAACGGGGCTCGCGTGGACGCCGCCCTCGCCAAACTTACGAACCGTGGCTCAGACGGTGCTCTATCCGGCGGTGGGGCTCCTCGAGTCGACCAATCTCTCTGTCGGCCGCGGCACCGACACGCCCTTCGAGATCCTCGGCGCCCCATGGATCGACGGACCAGCGCTCGCCTCGGCGCTTCGAGCGGCGGGCATCGCGGGCTTGACCTTTCGTCCCGTGAGCTTCACCCCGAAGACGGCCATTTATGCGGGACAGCGGTGCGGCGGCGTGCGGGTGACCGTCTCGAACCGCGCGGCCTTCGAGCCCGCGCGGGCGTGGCTCGGGATGGCCATGACGTTGCATACCTTGCATCCCAAGGAGTGGCATTTCGCGGATTTGGACAAGATGCTCGCCGACCGAACGATCCTCGAGGCCATGGAGGCGAAGCGATCGCCCGCCGAGATCGAGGCGCTCTGGGCGGCGGGGCTTCGGGCGTTCAAGGCGAAGCGCGAAAAGTACCTCCTTTACGGAAATGCAAGCACCCCGTAA
- a CDS encoding DUF2007 domain-containing protein, protein MDAEDLVVVATFGTVAEAELAKEILGNEGISAFLGNEMAAGLMPYLASGLGGITLQVQRQHAPRARGILAAPPDGAPAGDGLDRTNGD, encoded by the coding sequence ATGGATGCGGAAGACCTCGTCGTGGTTGCAACCTTTGGAACCGTAGCCGAGGCGGAGCTCGCAAAGGAAATTCTCGGCAATGAAGGCATCTCCGCCTTTCTGGGCAACGAGATGGCGGCAGGGCTCATGCCCTACCTCGCCTCGGGCCTCGGGGGTATCACGTTGCAAGTTCAACGGCAGCATGCCCCGCGCGCACGCGGCATCCTCGCCGCGCCCCCCGACGGCGCACCCGCGGGCGACGGCCTCGATCGCACCAACGGCGATTGA
- a CDS encoding aldo/keto reductase: protein MQTRQLGPDGPVVTRIGFGAMHLSLAGRPREEDAVRALHLVLDSGVTLIDTANVYCVDDSDIGHNERIIARALASWGGDRSRIVVATKGGLRRPKGAWTSDARPEALRAACEASLRDLGRDVIDVYQLHAPDPKVPLADTMGALARLRDEGKIRHVGVSNFSVKEIETARAIVPVLSVQNRFSPTRRDSETNGVVAHCEKHGIAFLPYSPFGGSSAAPTLGTVGSLDRTAAGFGVSPHRLVLAWMLAKFPHFFPIPGGRRLESIRDCVGADGVQLTQADIAKVEASFG from the coding sequence ATGCAAACTCGACAACTCGGCCCCGATGGTCCCGTCGTAACGCGAATCGGCTTTGGCGCGATGCACCTGTCCTTGGCAGGGCGCCCCCGCGAAGAGGACGCGGTTCGCGCGCTGCACCTGGTGCTCGACAGCGGCGTCACCTTGATCGACACCGCCAACGTCTACTGCGTCGACGACTCCGACATCGGTCACAACGAGCGGATCATCGCGCGCGCCCTCGCATCGTGGGGCGGCGATCGCTCGCGCATCGTCGTGGCCACGAAGGGTGGGCTGCGGCGGCCCAAAGGCGCATGGACCTCCGACGCACGCCCCGAGGCCCTTCGCGCCGCGTGCGAGGCGAGCTTGCGCGACCTCGGACGCGACGTGATCGACGTGTACCAGCTGCACGCGCCCGACCCCAAGGTGCCGCTCGCCGACACCATGGGCGCCCTCGCCCGCCTGCGCGACGAGGGAAAGATCCGGCACGTGGGCGTCTCCAATTTCAGCGTGAAGGAGATCGAGACCGCGCGCGCCATCGTGCCCGTCTTGAGCGTGCAGAACCGATTCAGCCCCACCCGGCGCGACTCGGAGACCAACGGGGTGGTCGCCCACTGTGAAAAGCACGGCATCGCGTTCCTCCCCTACTCGCCCTTCGGCGGATCGAGCGCCGCCCCCACCTTGGGCACCGTGGGCTCCTTGGACCGCACGGCCGCAGGGTTCGGCGTCTCACCGCACCGCCTGGTCCTCGCGTGGATGCTGGCGAAGTTCCCGCATTTCTTCCCCATCCCCGGCGGCCGGCGCCTCGAGTCCATCCGCGACTGCGTGGGTGCCGATGGCGTGCAGCTCACCCAAGCCGACATCGCCAAGGTCGAAGCGTCATTCGGCTGA
- a CDS encoding tryptophan 7-halogenase, protein MNEMTSYDVVVVGGGIAGAFLARQLKLERPSTSILVLERAAEIDNLKVGESTVEVAAHYMITRLNLGTYLYQHQLPKNGLRFFFDNESKSLPLSQMSEIGSDHMPHWPSFQLERASLERDLVDLNRALGIDVQLGAKVVDVTIRGGAGSHQVTYEQNGARHEVRCRWLCDASGRRHLVQRHLGNKVHKEERLATAAAWGRYRNVAGLDAVTDPSWRARVRWTSRHLSTNHFMYDGYWIWFIPLAGDLMSVGVVYDTRRIGDGLRTRPAFEAFLREHRAARELLEGAIGEDFQAYAHLPYWSDVYFSEDRWAITGEAGAFTDPFYSPGSDFIATANEFIASMIASDVEGDDAGLRKKVATYDAYYRFKYESTIRLYIDLYPIFGSYDVFRLKYLLDFNNYYNLVVWPFLAGKIRDVDWLHEELRFADRILQAQSSMARQFVAMGERLRASGAYFAHNHGLFANGLCGVRQLENRLGPSLDEAFRREQVQRNYGSVFGALLERTMGEPGLAERDVVLRELNFPTVVLCKDIDDAMVRSVFDRVGKRLAKELRQEFAGAAIERVEVRVTSGNGAPRVRIEGPLDAELRRAIEARALAMWNACTSAE, encoded by the coding sequence ATGAATGAAATGACATCGTACGACGTGGTCGTTGTGGGGGGTGGGATCGCGGGAGCTTTTCTCGCGCGGCAGCTCAAGCTCGAGCGGCCATCGACCTCGATTCTGGTGCTCGAACGAGCCGCCGAGATCGACAACCTCAAGGTCGGTGAATCGACCGTGGAGGTGGCTGCACATTACATGATCACCCGCCTGAATCTCGGCACGTATCTGTACCAGCATCAGCTCCCGAAAAATGGTCTCCGTTTCTTCTTCGACAACGAGAGCAAGTCCCTTCCTCTTTCACAGATGAGCGAAATCGGCTCGGATCATATGCCGCATTGGCCGAGTTTTCAGCTCGAACGTGCCTCCCTCGAGCGCGACTTGGTCGATTTGAATCGCGCGCTGGGGATCGACGTCCAACTCGGGGCGAAGGTGGTCGATGTCACCATCCGCGGCGGCGCCGGCTCGCATCAGGTAACGTACGAACAGAACGGCGCGCGCCACGAGGTGCGGTGCCGTTGGCTGTGCGATGCATCGGGGAGGCGGCACCTCGTTCAACGCCACCTCGGAAACAAGGTGCACAAAGAAGAGCGGCTCGCGACCGCCGCCGCGTGGGGGCGCTACCGAAATGTCGCGGGGTTGGACGCGGTCACCGATCCGAGCTGGCGCGCGCGGGTGCGATGGACCTCGCGCCACCTGTCGACGAACCACTTCATGTACGACGGCTATTGGATCTGGTTCATCCCGCTCGCGGGCGATCTCATGAGCGTCGGGGTCGTCTACGATACGCGCCGCATCGGCGACGGGCTGCGCACCCGCCCGGCGTTCGAAGCGTTCCTGCGCGAGCACCGCGCCGCGCGCGAGCTGCTGGAGGGAGCCATCGGCGAAGATTTCCAGGCATACGCGCATCTTCCGTACTGGTCGGACGTGTATTTTTCCGAGGACCGCTGGGCCATCACCGGGGAGGCGGGCGCCTTCACCGATCCATTCTACAGCCCCGGCTCCGACTTCATCGCCACCGCCAACGAGTTCATCGCCTCGATGATCGCGTCCGACGTCGAGGGCGACGATGCCGGCCTGCGCAAGAAGGTCGCGACGTACGACGCGTACTATCGATTCAAATACGAATCGACGATTCGGCTCTACATCGATCTTTATCCCATCTTCGGCAGCTACGACGTATTTCGCCTCAAGTACCTGCTCGACTTCAACAACTACTACAACTTGGTGGTGTGGCCCTTTCTGGCGGGGAAGATCCGCGACGTGGATTGGCTGCACGAGGAGCTTCGCTTCGCCGATCGCATCCTGCAGGCCCAGAGCTCCATGGCGCGGCAATTCGTGGCCATGGGGGAGCGGCTGCGCGCATCGGGCGCGTACTTCGCGCACAACCACGGCCTCTTCGCCAATGGGCTGTGCGGCGTGCGTCAGCTCGAGAACCGGCTCGGCCCGAGCCTGGACGAGGCGTTCCGGCGCGAGCAGGTGCAGCGAAACTACGGCAGCGTGTTCGGCGCGCTGCTCGAGCGCACCATGGGCGAGCCGGGCCTCGCGGAGCGCGACGTGGTGCTGCGCGAGCTCAATTTTCCCACCGTGGTCCTCTGCAAGGACATCGACGACGCGATGGTTCGAAGCGTGTTCGATCGGGTCGGGAAGCGGCTCGCGAAGGAGCTGCGGCAAGAGTTCGCCGGCGCGGCCATCGAGCGGGTGGAGGTTCGGGTCACCTCGGGCAACGGTGCGCCGCGCGTGCGGATCGAGGGGCCTCTCGATGCGGAGCTGCGCCGCGCGATCGAGGCGCGCGCGCTCGCGATGTGGAACGCGTGCACGTCAGCCGAATGA
- a CDS encoding alpha/beta fold hydrolase, producing the protein MDLHWAEMGRGRPLVLLHGLSDCHTTWSRVAPRLAKNRRVIMPDLPGHGFSGRPPEAYDLDWYAETMAKWIRSLGLDEFDLVGHSFGGGIAQRLLLECGSQVGRLALVASGGLGREVGLPLRFFASSGLVERFGQPFMGPGTRVVLKYFDIHDPGEAANLAWLNAQPGSARVLSRTARGVMDWRGQTRHFLDRAHELRQLPPTIVFWGDRDWIVPSQHASGVLDYLEGLYVVQFAGCGHFPHRECAQAFAISLEAFLDAAHHEPPRLRHAGLLPPSSLRRPSFLARSSARLRAVWDRVAAVFGLRRPRLA; encoded by the coding sequence ATGGATCTCCATTGGGCCGAAATGGGCCGGGGTCGTCCGCTCGTGCTGTTGCACGGGCTCTCGGACTGCCACACCACCTGGTCCCGCGTCGCCCCGCGCCTGGCGAAGAACCGGCGGGTCATCATGCCGGATTTGCCGGGTCACGGCTTCTCGGGCCGGCCGCCCGAGGCTTACGATCTCGACTGGTACGCCGAGACGATGGCCAAGTGGATCCGAAGCCTTGGCCTCGATGAGTTCGACTTGGTGGGGCACTCTTTTGGCGGCGGCATCGCGCAGCGGCTCTTGCTCGAGTGCGGCTCGCAGGTGGGCCGGCTCGCGTTGGTGGCCAGCGGCGGGCTCGGACGCGAAGTGGGCTTACCACTGCGTTTTTTTGCGTCGTCGGGCTTGGTCGAGCGGTTTGGGCAGCCCTTCATGGGCCCCGGCACCCGCGTGGTGCTCAAGTACTTCGACATCCACGATCCGGGCGAAGCCGCCAACCTGGCGTGGTTGAACGCGCAGCCGGGCTCCGCGCGCGTCCTCTCGCGCACCGCGCGCGGGGTGATGGATTGGCGCGGCCAAACGCGGCATTTTCTCGACCGGGCCCACGAGCTCCGCCAGCTGCCGCCGACCATCGTTTTTTGGGGCGATCGCGATTGGATCGTGCCCTCGCAGCACGCGTCGGGCGTGCTCGACTACCTGGAGGGGCTCTATGTCGTTCAGTTCGCGGGCTGCGGGCACTTTCCGCACCGCGAGTGCGCCCAGGCGTTTGCCATTTCGCTCGAGGCTTTCCTCGATGCCGCCCACCATGAGCCGCCACGGCTTCGGCACGCGGGGCTGCTTCCGCCGTCCTCGCTGCGCCGTCCGTCGTTCTTGGCTCGATCGAGTGCCCGACTTCGGGCAGTCTGGGATCGAGTGGCCGCCGTGTTCGGCTTACGCCGGCCGCGTCTGGCGTAA